The Hemibagrus wyckioides isolate EC202008001 linkage group LG10, SWU_Hwy_1.0, whole genome shotgun sequence genome includes a window with the following:
- the palm1a gene encoding paralemmin 1a isoform X1, translating into MSEALSQQERLQAIAEKRKRQTEIENKKRQLEDDRRQLQHLKSKALRERWLLDGAPSAGSEEDEAKKQLQEDEAKTKGLEEAILRLEQELEELETGVSATSTKENLSDAVQQEETKPVENMVTGDSVKEVREIKVHVSPRLEKSRGDSDMMRAAMYSVEITVEKDLVTGETKVLSTNTLLPKDLSHQGVKVYEDERKVVHEVRGTDGPLTNGVHQLSSSEVEELIHKADEASMSDGSKATPQHVMEAGEKLEAGTGQVGVTPVKEITGVEAKPSPAVTQTEVNDASADKPVTMVFMGYQDVEDEDETKKVLGLESTTVKAELVVIEDGENKNGATEEQAPPNGGPAEPAKAQEEKGEEGEPEAGAAEIKSKEKQPCKCCSIM; encoded by the exons atgtCTGAGGCGTTGTCACAGCAGGAGAGGCTCCAGGCTATAGCA gagaagagaaagagacaaacagagatagaaaacaaaaaaaggcaaCTGGAGGATGACCGCAGGCAGCTGCAGCACCTCAAG TCAAAGGCATTGAGGGAGAGATGGCTGCTAGATGGCGCGCCCTCTGCTGGCTCGGAGGAAGATGAAGCAAAGAAACAGCTTCAAGAAGATGAGGCCAAGACTAAAGGACTTGAGGAGGCTATTCTGAG ACTGGAACAGGAACTGGAGGAGTTGGAGACAGGTGTGTCCGCAACGTCCACCAAAGAAAACCTGTCTGATGCAGTTCAGCAAGAGGAAACCAAGCCTGTAGAGAACATG gTCACAGGAGATTCCGTTAAAG AGGTCAGAGAGATCAAAGTTCACGTCAGCCCTCGACTGGAGAAATCCAGGGGTGACTCTGAcatgatgagagcag CGATGTACTCCGTAGAGATCACAGTTGAGAAGGACCTGGTCACAGGCGAGACCAAAGTCTTGTCCACCAACACACTACTGCCCAAAGATCTCTCTCACCAGGGGGTCAAAGTGTATGAGGATGAACGGAAAG TGGTGCACGAGGTGCGTGGGACAGACGGCCCACTGACCAACGGCGTGCACCAGCTCAGCTCGTCCGAAGTGGAGGAGCTCATCCACAAGGCCGATGAGGCCTCCATGAGCGACGGCAGCAAAGCCACACCCCAACATGTGATGGAGGCAGGCGAGAAGCTTGAGGCAGGAACGGGACAGGTCGGGGTCACTCCAGTCAAAGAGATCACCGGTGTAGAAGCCAAACCCTCGCCGGCCGTGACCCAGACCGAGGTAAACGATGCCAGTGCAGACAAGCCGGTCACAATGGTGTTCATGGGCTACCAGGACGTGGAGGATGAGGACGAGACGAAGAAGGTACTGGGGCTCGAAAGCACCACGGTCAAAGCTGAGCTGGTAGTCATCGAGGATGGAGAAAACAAGAATGGAGCCACAGAGGAGCAGGCACCACCAAACGGAGGCCCAGCTGAGCCGGCAAAAGCCCAGGAAGAGAAAGGCGAAGAGGGCGAACCCGAGGCTGGAGCTGCTGAAATtaaaagcaaagaaaagcaGCCTTGCAAATGCTGTTCCATCATGTGA
- the palm1a gene encoding paralemmin 1a isoform X3 produces MSEALSQQERLQAIAEKRKRQTEIENKKRQLEDDRRQLQHLKSKALRERWLLDGAPSAGSEEDEAKKQLQEDEAKTKGLEEAILRLEQELEELETGVSATSTKENLSDAVQQEETKPVENMVTGDSVKVVHEVRGTDGPLTNGVHQLSSSEVEELIHKADEASMSDGSKATPQHVMEAGEKLEAGTGQVGVTPVKEITGVEAKPSPAVTQTEVNDASADKPVTMVFMGYQDVEDEDETKKVLGLESTTVKAELVVIEDGENKNGATEEQAPPNGGPAEPAKAQEEKGEEGEPEAGAAEIKSKEKQPCKCCSIM; encoded by the exons atgtCTGAGGCGTTGTCACAGCAGGAGAGGCTCCAGGCTATAGCA gagaagagaaagagacaaacagagatagaaaacaaaaaaaggcaaCTGGAGGATGACCGCAGGCAGCTGCAGCACCTCAAG TCAAAGGCATTGAGGGAGAGATGGCTGCTAGATGGCGCGCCCTCTGCTGGCTCGGAGGAAGATGAAGCAAAGAAACAGCTTCAAGAAGATGAGGCCAAGACTAAAGGACTTGAGGAGGCTATTCTGAG ACTGGAACAGGAACTGGAGGAGTTGGAGACAGGTGTGTCCGCAACGTCCACCAAAGAAAACCTGTCTGATGCAGTTCAGCAAGAGGAAACCAAGCCTGTAGAGAACATG gTCACAGGAGATTCCGTTAAAG TGGTGCACGAGGTGCGTGGGACAGACGGCCCACTGACCAACGGCGTGCACCAGCTCAGCTCGTCCGAAGTGGAGGAGCTCATCCACAAGGCCGATGAGGCCTCCATGAGCGACGGCAGCAAAGCCACACCCCAACATGTGATGGAGGCAGGCGAGAAGCTTGAGGCAGGAACGGGACAGGTCGGGGTCACTCCAGTCAAAGAGATCACCGGTGTAGAAGCCAAACCCTCGCCGGCCGTGACCCAGACCGAGGTAAACGATGCCAGTGCAGACAAGCCGGTCACAATGGTGTTCATGGGCTACCAGGACGTGGAGGATGAGGACGAGACGAAGAAGGTACTGGGGCTCGAAAGCACCACGGTCAAAGCTGAGCTGGTAGTCATCGAGGATGGAGAAAACAAGAATGGAGCCACAGAGGAGCAGGCACCACCAAACGGAGGCCCAGCTGAGCCGGCAAAAGCCCAGGAAGAGAAAGGCGAAGAGGGCGAACCCGAGGCTGGAGCTGCTGAAATtaaaagcaaagaaaagcaGCCTTGCAAATGCTGTTCCATCATGTGA
- the palm1a gene encoding paralemmin 1a isoform X2 — protein sequence MSEALSQQERLQAIAEKRKRQTEIENKKRQLEDDRRQLQHLKSKALRERWLLDGAPSAGSEEDEAKKQLQEDEAKTKGLEEAILRLEQELEELETGVSATSTKENLSDAVQQEETKPVENMVTGDSVKAMYSVEITVEKDLVTGETKVLSTNTLLPKDLSHQGVKVYEDERKVVHEVRGTDGPLTNGVHQLSSSEVEELIHKADEASMSDGSKATPQHVMEAGEKLEAGTGQVGVTPVKEITGVEAKPSPAVTQTEVNDASADKPVTMVFMGYQDVEDEDETKKVLGLESTTVKAELVVIEDGENKNGATEEQAPPNGGPAEPAKAQEEKGEEGEPEAGAAEIKSKEKQPCKCCSIM from the exons atgtCTGAGGCGTTGTCACAGCAGGAGAGGCTCCAGGCTATAGCA gagaagagaaagagacaaacagagatagaaaacaaaaaaaggcaaCTGGAGGATGACCGCAGGCAGCTGCAGCACCTCAAG TCAAAGGCATTGAGGGAGAGATGGCTGCTAGATGGCGCGCCCTCTGCTGGCTCGGAGGAAGATGAAGCAAAGAAACAGCTTCAAGAAGATGAGGCCAAGACTAAAGGACTTGAGGAGGCTATTCTGAG ACTGGAACAGGAACTGGAGGAGTTGGAGACAGGTGTGTCCGCAACGTCCACCAAAGAAAACCTGTCTGATGCAGTTCAGCAAGAGGAAACCAAGCCTGTAGAGAACATG gTCACAGGAGATTCCGTTAAAG CGATGTACTCCGTAGAGATCACAGTTGAGAAGGACCTGGTCACAGGCGAGACCAAAGTCTTGTCCACCAACACACTACTGCCCAAAGATCTCTCTCACCAGGGGGTCAAAGTGTATGAGGATGAACGGAAAG TGGTGCACGAGGTGCGTGGGACAGACGGCCCACTGACCAACGGCGTGCACCAGCTCAGCTCGTCCGAAGTGGAGGAGCTCATCCACAAGGCCGATGAGGCCTCCATGAGCGACGGCAGCAAAGCCACACCCCAACATGTGATGGAGGCAGGCGAGAAGCTTGAGGCAGGAACGGGACAGGTCGGGGTCACTCCAGTCAAAGAGATCACCGGTGTAGAAGCCAAACCCTCGCCGGCCGTGACCCAGACCGAGGTAAACGATGCCAGTGCAGACAAGCCGGTCACAATGGTGTTCATGGGCTACCAGGACGTGGAGGATGAGGACGAGACGAAGAAGGTACTGGGGCTCGAAAGCACCACGGTCAAAGCTGAGCTGGTAGTCATCGAGGATGGAGAAAACAAGAATGGAGCCACAGAGGAGCAGGCACCACCAAACGGAGGCCCAGCTGAGCCGGCAAAAGCCCAGGAAGAGAAAGGCGAAGAGGGCGAACCCGAGGCTGGAGCTGCTGAAATtaaaagcaaagaaaagcaGCCTTGCAAATGCTGTTCCATCATGTGA